One part of the Schistocerca piceifrons isolate TAMUIC-IGC-003096 chromosome 2, iqSchPice1.1, whole genome shotgun sequence genome encodes these proteins:
- the LOC124776638 gene encoding ankyrin repeat and BTB/POZ domain-containing protein 1: MREELFRCCKQGNATRVKYLLENTDINPNVRDEWDSTPLYYACLCGHSQVVDLLLMNGAHCDANTFDGERCVYAALTDEISEKLRSYRVLSSRTMRRDYYDEFLRRLLQCSEYSDVTFVVHDEEFHLHKCILSSRSAYFCDKFRAKWQDRQVVTIKNSLVKSNAFRALIQYLYTGRLETHLDSVDDCILLSSNCKLFVLEEELKKALKKVTSSEYVKPGMHVKVIVLESSELTGQLQEDFGRMADDVVSCYEPQNFADLCLYVDGRSFYCHKLFVCGRSEYFSTLVRKDHFNEVNIDTEFDVPVIRINGVPVEVLAAVLYYIYTNAVNVPPDLLLDLLHAADMYLLPGLKKSCAALLGQYLNTECVMAYLHTARLLGLPQLEDQCAKFIAQNIYTMRNNKSLHQMILQDAMDIQHRQETDSISIVDDIRYHITSHIASISETIEANNKLKEIDELLETLGLDA, from the coding sequence ATGAGAGAAGAACTGTTCAGATGTTGTAAACAAGGAAATGCAACGCGAGTGAAGTACTTACTAGAAAACACTGACATCAATCCAAATGTTAGAGACGAATGGGATAGTACTCCGTTATATTATGCTTGTCTCTGTGGTCACAGTCAGGTGGTTGACTTGTTGCTAATGAATGGTGCTCATTGTGATGCCAATACTTTTGATGGAGAGCGTTGTGTTTATGCAGCACTTACTGACGAAATATCGGAAAAGCTACGAAGTTACAGAGTTCTGTCCAGTCGTACGATGCGACGTGATTATTATGACGAATTCTTGCGCCGCCTTTTGCAGTGTAGTGAATACAGCGATGTAACATTTGTTGTTCACGACGAAGAGTTTCATTTGCACAAATGTATACTTTCCTCAAGATCAGCATACTTTTGCGACAAGTTTAGAGCCAAATGGCAAGATAGACAAGTTGTGACTATTAAGAACAGTTTAGTAAAGTCGAACGCTTTTAGAGCACTGATACAATACTTGTACACAGGACGTTTAGAAACCCACCTGGACTCTGTGGATGATTGTATTCTTCTGAGTTCCAATTGCAAGCTGTTTGTCCTGGAAGAAGAGCTGAAGAAAGCACTTAAAAAAGTTACTTCCTCTGAATATGTCAAACCAGGTATGCATGTCAAAGTTATTGTGTTAGAATCGTCTGAGCTTACCGGTCAACTTCAAGAAGACTTTGGAAGAATGGCTGATGACGTTGTAAGCTGTTATGAACCGCAAAACTTTGCTGATTTGTGTTTATACGTTGACGGGCGTTCAttttattgtcataaattgtttgTTTGTGGCCGGAGTGAATATTTTAGCACCTTAGTGAGAAAGGATCATTTCAATGAAGTGAATATTGATACCGAGTTTGATGTTCCAGTGATAAGAATTAATGGAGTGCCTGTGGAAGTCCTTGCAGCAGTATTGTATTATATATATACCAATGCTGTCAATGTTCCTCCTGACCTTTTATTGGATCTTCTACATGCTGCTGACATGTATTTGTTACCAGGTCTAAAAAAGTCTTGTGCAGCATTGTTGGGTCAGTATTTGAACACAGAATGTGTGATGGCATACTTACACACAGCACGTTTGCTTGGCTTACCACAACTTGAAGACCAGTGTGCAAAATTCATTGCACAGAACATTTACACAATGCGGAATAATAAATCATTACATCAGATGATTTTACAAGATGCAATGGATATTCAACATCGACAAGAGACGGACAGTATTTCTATTGTTGATGACATCAGGTACCATATCACCTCACACATTGCCAGTATCAGTGAAACAATTGAAGCAAATAACAAGTTGAAGGAAATTGATGAATTGCTTGAAACCTTGGGGCTGGATGCATAA